Proteins encoded together in one Triticum dicoccoides isolate Atlit2015 ecotype Zavitan chromosome 7B, WEW_v2.0, whole genome shotgun sequence window:
- the LOC119338899 gene encoding protein FATTY ACID EXPORT 1, chloroplastic-like isoform X2, whose amino-acid sequence MATAQLRGSAVPGTARRWPAPSGAILRFGPLATSRLPAASLRRRGAFSGLSASVVRESLTTMCMKSKCTSTPIDHATAPEHTEDEVPEPTSVVTGEEINIDQEVAPPHKSAIIHDFCLGIPFGGLLFSMGLVGFLFWRSPVSLTFGVAPGLAILGLAVLSLKGWRSGKSSLPFILAQAAVAAAVAWKHCQAYATTKKLLPWGFYTALSALMICFYSYVLLAGGNPPPKKKPAAAI is encoded by the exons ATGGCAACGGCCCAGCTCCGCGGATCGGCGGTGCCCGGGACGGCGAGGAGGTGGCCGGCTCCCTCCGGCGCCATCCTCCGCTTCGGGCCGCTCGCCACGTCCAGGCTCCCGGCAGCGTCGCTTCGTCGGAGGGGAGCCTTCAGTGGTCTTTCCGCTAGTGTCGTCAGGGAG TCATTGACTACAATGTGCATGAAGTCAAAATGTACTAGCACTCCCATTGATCATGCCACTGCTCCTGAGCATACAGAAGATGAAGTTCCCGAGCCAACCTCTGTGGTGACTGGTGAAGAGATAAATATAGACCAGGAAGTTGCTCCGCCACATAAGAGTGCCATAATACATGATTTCTGCTTAGGGATCCCTTTTG GTGGATTATTATTTTCCATGGGCCTTGTTGGATTTCTATTTTGGAGGAGTCCTGTAAGTCTTACTTTTGGCGTTGCACCTGGTCTTGCTATATTGGGACTTGCCGTGCTTAGTCTTAAGGGTTGGAGGAGTGGAAAGTCCAGCTTGCCATTTATACTGGCACAAGCAG ctgttgctgctgctgtagcATGGAAGCACTGCCAGGCGTATGCCACA ACAAAGAAGCTGCTTCCCTGGGGCTTTTATACTGCGCTCAG TGCCTTGATGATCTGCTTCTACTCGTACGTGTTGCTTGCCGGGGGGAATCCACCACCAAAGAAGAAGCCAGCAGCTGCTATATAA
- the LOC119335740 gene encoding ERAD-associated E3 ubiquitin-protein ligase HRD1-like: protein MIRLQTYAVFSLLATITSVYYAFSSREQFYPAMVYLSTSKICFVLLLNTGLVAMCVAWQLVKRVFLGTLREAEVERLNEQSWREVVEILFAVTIFRQDFSVSFLAMVAALLLVKALHWLAQKRVEYIETTPSVPMLSHIRIVSFMLFLLVVDCLFLANSLGSLIQKREASVAIFFSFEYMILATSTVSTFVKYVFYVSDMLAEGQWENKAVYTFYLELISDLVHLSLYMLFFIAIFLNYGVPLHLIRELYETFRNFRIRISDYVRYRKVTSNMNERFPDATPDELDASDVTCIICREEMTTAKKLLCGHLFHVHCLRSWLQRQHTCPTCRAPIIPPDNGRAASAQQHGAQPGVQPGTGTPSSGGAPTENVNMRQLKLEAAASAASLYGRSFAYPPVNTLNRHSGPLHATPSTSQSGEASTSTGHPLEPQPSYSRGPVSSITGSGDPGNSLQKAYEKAIRSQIEVLQIQLQMMQQGATASTTSNENAEQAGK from the exons ATGATCCGGTTGCAGACGTACGCCGTGTTCAGCCTGCTGGCGACGATAACGTCGGTGTACTATGCGTTCAGCAGCAGGGAGCAGTTCTACCCGGCCATGGTCTACCTCTCCACCTCCAAGATATGCTTCGTGCTGCTCCTCAACACGGGCCTCGTCGCCATGTGCGTCGCCTGGCAGCTCGTGAAGCGCGTCTTCCTGGGGACGCTCCGGGAGGCCGAGGTCGAGCGGCTCAACGAGCAGTCGTGGCGTGAGGTCGTGGAGATCCTCTTCGCGGTCACCATCTTCCGCCAGGATTTCTCCGTCTCTTTCCTCGCCATGGTCGCCGCCCTGCTCCTCGTCAAGGCTCTGCACTGGCTTGCGCAGAAGAGGGTCGAGTACATTGAGACCACACCCTCCGTGCCAATGCTGTCGCACATAAGGATCGTGTCCTTCATGCTATTCCTTCTTGTCGTCGACTGCCTCTTCCTGGCGAACTCGCTGGGGTCGCTGATACAGAAGCGGGAGGCATCTGTTGCAATCTTCTTTTCCTTTGA GTATATGATACTGGCAACATCGACAGTATCGACATTCGTGAAGTATGTATTCTATGTCAGCGACATGCTAGCGGAAGGTCAATGGGAGAATAAAGCAGTGTATACATTTTATTTGGAGCTTATCAGCGACCTTGTGCACTTGTCTTTATATATGCTATTCTTCATAGCGATCTTCCT GAACTATGGTGTCCCACTGCACTTGATTCGTGAGCTGTATGAGACCTTCCGCAACTTCAGAATTCGCATTTCAGATTATGTGCGCTACAGAAAGGTGACTTCCAACATGAATGAACGCTTTCCAGATGCTACACCAGATGAGCTCGATGC GAGTGATGTCACATGTATTATTTGCCGTGAAGAGATGACCACAGCAAAGAAGCTGCTTTGTGGGCACTTGTTCCATGTACATTGTTTGAGGTCATGGCTACAGCGCCAACATACTTGCCCAACATGTAGAGCTCCAATTATCCCCCCAGATAATGGACGTGCAGCATCAGCACAACAGCATGGAGCTCAACCTGGAGTTCAGCCTG GCACTGGTACTCCAAGTTCAGGAGGAGCACCAACTGAGAACGTGAACATGCGTCAATTAAAACTTGAGGCTGCTGCTTCAGCTGCTTCCTTGTATGGGAGATCATTTGCTTATCCTCCAGTGAACACTTTGAATAG GCACTCAGGACCTCTGCACGCTACACCAAGTACCTCACAATCAGGAGAAGCAAGTACTTCCACTGGCCATCCATTAGAACCTCAGCCTTCTTATTCACGTGGTCCAGTTAGTTCAATAACTGGTAGCGGGGACCCTGGAAATTCACTACAAAAGGCATATGAAAAGGCTATAAGGAGCCAGATAGAG GTGTTGCAAATCCAATTGCAAATGATGCAGCAAGGGGCCACCGCATCAACAACTAGCAACGAGAACGCTGAGCAAGCCGGAAAATAA
- the LOC119338899 gene encoding protein FATTY ACID EXPORT 1, chloroplastic-like isoform X4, producing MFSLASMFDLSLTTMCMKSKCTSTPIDHATAPEHTEDEVPEPTSVVTGEEINIDQEVAPPHKSAIIHDFCLGIPFGGLLFSMGLVGFLFWRSPVSLTFGVAPGLAILGLAVLSLKGWRSGKSSLPFILAQAAVAAAVAWKHCQAYATTKKLLPWGFYTALSALMICFYSYVLLAGGNPPPKKKPAAAI from the exons TCATTGACTACAATGTGCATGAAGTCAAAATGTACTAGCACTCCCATTGATCATGCCACTGCTCCTGAGCATACAGAAGATGAAGTTCCCGAGCCAACCTCTGTGGTGACTGGTGAAGAGATAAATATAGACCAGGAAGTTGCTCCGCCACATAAGAGTGCCATAATACATGATTTCTGCTTAGGGATCCCTTTTG GTGGATTATTATTTTCCATGGGCCTTGTTGGATTTCTATTTTGGAGGAGTCCTGTAAGTCTTACTTTTGGCGTTGCACCTGGTCTTGCTATATTGGGACTTGCCGTGCTTAGTCTTAAGGGTTGGAGGAGTGGAAAGTCCAGCTTGCCATTTATACTGGCACAAGCAG ctgttgctgctgctgtagcATGGAAGCACTGCCAGGCGTATGCCACA ACAAAGAAGCTGCTTCCCTGGGGCTTTTATACTGCGCTCAG TGCCTTGATGATCTGCTTCTACTCGTACGTGTTGCTTGCCGGGGGGAATCCACCACCAAAGAAGAAGCCAGCAGCTGCTATATAA